ATATTATTGGACATCCCTATCAATAAGTATTATAGTGAATCACTACTACAATAAACCAACAAAGGATTCTCCCACGTTTAGTTTCTTTTGGCTCAGATTTACTTTTGTTCCCTACATCCCTTCATTCTTGCATGTGTGAATTAATTGAACCATTTAACTCGCATATTAGCTGATTCTGAGTAGATGTGATGTGGCTCAGCAGGGCGTCAGACTGTAGAAGTAGATACACCCAGCAGGCAGTTGGTGCTCGGCTAATCCTGTGATCAGGAGTCTGGAGGAAGAGAGGATGAAGCGGAAGGGGAGGAAGCGGAGCCGGCTTACCTTCTGGACATTGTGATCCTTGGTAGCCTCCTGCCCTAGAAAGCAAGGGGAGGGTATAGAGACGGGAAAAAGAGGGGAGTTGGAGACTTACCTTCTGgtcctcctccatcatcatcTCTTGCTCTAGGAGTTTCTCCATCAATATCTGCTCCTGCCTCTTCCTCTGCTCGTTGTCGTCTTCCGCTTGCTGAGGAGATTCACAAATTCAAATCCCGTTCACACAATTACAAGCTGCTCTTGTCATGATAACTCGTGTTTGAAAACATTCAACAGTCTAATGTGCTGGCATGATGATATTCTACCGCAGTATCATGACCTGTTGTAAATGAAGTGACACGGATGTGGTCTGGAGTAGTTAACAGCAGAAAAGACTGCACTAAACAGAGTTGACACACAGCAGCCGTGGGAGGAAAACACTTGAAAGCAGTCCAACAAGTCTTGGACTGGATCCCAGTTCATGTAAAGTCTTCCAATCCTATCAAATTGCTGCTTTGAGTGAAATATTTGAGTATTTGTCTGATATCCAGAATCAACATACCAGTGCAAAAAGATGCTGTAAAGTCCAATAACACATTatgtaagagtttttttttgtttgcactgGTGTTGTAGTGTAAGACTTTTAAAATGTGAGCATTTATTTGTagatttcaaacttttaaattcatttcagtgcttagaaaacatcacattGAGGTGTGAACACCAGAGGGCATATACCGCCACTACCCAGCCACTGTTGTCACATAAATTAAGTTTAGAGCCAGCCAGCATGCCACGTGTGTGTTTTCggttggttgtgtgtgtgtgtgactattATCCAACTCACCCTGTAGGCCTTAACAAATCGTACGAACACAGGGAAAAAGACAGATGGCGGTGTGGTTTTGGAGTTCTCCCCGAAGAACTTCACTGCCTCGTCAAAGGCATCCTTTCATAGAAAAAAACCCCAGCAGACTTACTGAGAAAATGGTCACATGACTGACAATAACAAGGCGAAGTTGTGCTCGTATTACCTGTGCAATCTTGGCATCGTCCTGCAGCTTCTTCAGCTTGCTCTCGTTGTGCGTGATGAAGTCTTTGAGCATGGTGTTGTGGCCATGCATGCTGTACTCTCTTTTGGTCAGCTCCATGCCTCTCTGCAGCTCCTTGACATCCAGCAGGACATTCTCCAGCGACACTGTGAACATGGAGACATGACATAACCGCTCACCGGACTGGAATAAAACAAGAGTGTGAGGCACACGGGTGGAATGATATTAAAAAGTTCTGGAAACAGAATCAACTGAATTTCCAAGTACGACCACTTTTCTGCGAACTTGCAGCAACTCACCTGCTGCAGCTTTCTCCACATAGTGCAGCTCGTTGTAGAAGAGAGAAACCTGTGTGTATTTCTCTTTTACTACGTTGGCTATGTAGTGTAACAATGTTATTTTACGGTCCGTCGACTTGGTATCAAGCAGCTGTAAGGAAAGCAAAAGCAGATGTGTTCAAACATCTATAAAAAAGGAGTTTTAATGTGTAGGTTTTCAAGCTAAGAGAAAGCAACCTACCAAGTCTAAACTTTGCAGCTTGAATCCGTACACTGCTCCCCTTTTGCTGCTGTTCATGTAGTTTCCAAGTGCTAAGATAATCTGCAGAACAGGAGTAAAAAgggatgaaaaaagaaaactacgCATGGTTTCAACCTCATGCTCAGTCCAGACTAAAAGGGTTCAGTCACCTCTAGAATCTTCTTCAGTTTCTGTGATGACTTGATGGATACAGATGCTGCAATCACTGCGTGTAGTTGCTGCGGTCGAACGAAGGGAATGAGATGTCAAATTCGGCACAACAGTTTTTGCTTTCTGCATCAAAAGCAGTAAGAATCAGCGTGACAACATACCGGCGTGAGCATCTGCACGCTTTCTGTGAAGTTGCCGATGAAGGCCATGATGGTCATCTTCTGCATGAGCCGCTCGATCTTGCTGAACTGCATCATGAAGCGGTCCTCATCCGTCAAGCTTTCGAGAGGCTTGCGCTCCTTCTCGAACTGCCGCAGGACTTTAATCTCATTGTCTGTGGGCTGGAAGCGCATTAGACACTCCACAAAGTCCACCGGCAGAGTCCGTAGGTCGAACCTGGAAGATGAGGAGACGCAGGAGGGTAGagataaattaaaatacttACTGGAAACACTATTTAAAAACACAGGCTTCCACTGGTGAAgatgtgaaaaagaaacaacagataATATGAACATATACACTTAGCAAAAATACTCTTGTTATGATTTTGTAATGAATGGTGAAGAACAAAGACCACACGCAGAAAAAAGACTTCAAAACTCCAGAAGGATCGCTcgcttttgtttaattttgaggACTTACAGCTGAATGGCCTTGCAGATCTCTTCCGATGTCTTCCCCACTTTCCTCAGTGTGATGGCCAAGTTCTTTGCCCTGTTTGAGTCCAGCAGCGCCACCTTGTTGGGCATCTTCTGGATGACCTTCTGCTTGCTCATGGTGAAGTCGATCGATGGGCCCTGAGCTTTCGTCTTAAACATCTCTTCAAACTCGTCGACATTCAAGTCCTAAAATGCAATCAGTTGACGTATTATCATAATGGGAATGAGGCAGGAAATGGACATGACTAAGTAATTTCTATGTGGGAGGAGAGTTTCACCTCGAGTATCCGCTCATCATCAATCTCATTGAAGACAGTCCCATTGATCTGGTTTGGTTTCAGGGCCACCCAGTTGAAGACGGGCATACGGAACTTTGTCTTGATGGGTTTCTTGATCTTAACAGCTGAACAGGGCACAGACAAGTTAACAAAGCGTCCCTGTCTACTCTCAAAAtgcatacaaatacacaaatatacattCTCACGTGTAGGTGAAAGGGTAAACAGGTGTCTGGGATTGGTAACACACATGGAAATGACTCCTTTGTGGCTAGATGCTACATCTATCTAAAAACATACAATCCTACTTCATAATGAATACTGAATTCCTCCTGTGGCCATATAAATCCTTCAAACTAAACAGAAAGGGCACTTTTTTCAACAGTGAAGCCTCTTAGCCGCTGGTGGTGGTGCATATGGTGAGGATTTCCTGCCGGGTCTGGTGACAAACTATTTATTGGACAGATTAAAGCTATTTGTAGCCACTCGGGCTGCTTCACTGAAGCTAAATGTTGAGGTGGCGCCCTGCTTCGAACGAGACATCAGCAGGGACAGCAAGATAACGCTATCATGGGAAAGGTAAACAGCATTCCAGCTCTGCACACTGGATATCACTTTAATCATCTGCATGCCGTGGCAGGTCACTGTGTCTCAGCATGCAACCAGCGCTCGAAAATGTGGCAATGTTTCattcatacaaacacacacaatcacaataCTACAGCAAGCTGTCATGCAGAAGTTTGAAATGTggtattttctttgttgtttgaaATCATCTAAAGGTTTAACAGCAAATCTTACAAAGAGAATGAAGGAATGTTTGGAAGAAATCAGTGTCAGCCTCAGCCAAGGACGTAAAGATACAAGGAgactctgtgtttctgtgttatgTCTTTGTCGAGGAAGGCCTTGAGAGAGTACTGCATGGACAATGTGATTTAGGTAACTTTGGTACCAATAGAATCTTGAAACATGTATGGAGAGGTGTAGAAGTAATTTCTGCATGAGCCATGAATCCAAAGAAGATAACTGTCAAAATTGTGCGGTTTCACACAGTGTTAACTTCTTTTACTCATCTCTACTCTCCTAAATGCTAATGCCTAAAACATctcttgaaaatttcatctagtAATTGTGTCACAAGATTTTCATCAGAGTTTTAAATAGTATGTTGGCAAGCTTATGTTACCGAGAAGTGCTAAAAGAAACAAGAagtcaaaatgtgtgtgtgaaatgtggGAATTATGAGTAGTCAGAAAGAGGCTTGAATATAACAAGTACGACTCATTCTTGTGTTTTCAACTCAGACTCTGAAAATACCATTTTCAAAACTTGTGGGAAATGAAGGGAAACAGTGGGGGGTAACACAACACCAAACACGACAGGCAAGAACCTACAGAAAAGTTTGATGGGTCCCTCTGGTTGgcagaaaaaggaaacaatTCAAAGACAAGTCATTAAGAAGTTGGCAGAGTTAGTGCACATCACAAACACGCTACAGAATCCAtgctctaaaaataaaacttaatggGGTTTCTTCTGTTTACTGAGTGATGTAACCAACATTAATCGCCTTGTactgatgtgttttctgtctcggaGGCTTAGAACTTTCTCAGAGTGTTATTTCACAGCTTACACATGCATATATCGTGAGAAATGTGTACCCATATCTACATGCAGCACAGGTTTATCTGGTTACAGTCACATGGGAGAGTCATTACAACTTATCAATACTAACCATCTGAGCAGGAGCAGGCCTAATGCTAAGTTTGAAAGAGTAAAGGGATTTTTATCGCAAATCCACCCACTCAACATCAGTGGAAAACCTTTGTGTGAAATGTCTTGAAATATGTATAAATTGACTGTGTTTGTCCAATTTATATTAACACCAAAAAATCATTACCCTTTAGTGACATTCTCTTCATGcccaacaacaaaaatgcagctCAAAAAGGTACAAATACGCACATATAAAACTTaactaaacaacaacaagaagccAAACAGTGGTTTCTGTCCAGCTCTGCTCTACAGTAAAATACTTCCAGCAGTACCTCTTGCCTCAGGCCTGTGATTTCATCAGTTCCCATCAACTATAAGGCCTTTACGGTGAAAAAAAGCTGCCACACATATTAAGATGGCTTTAAAGTGAATTTGCAGTGAAGTATTTGGAATATAGCTGCATCCTCTAACACCTCTAGCATAGCAAATAAAGCTACGGCAGGGGCtactttctatatttttatctgTCGTTCTGATATTGCAGCCCTTTGTGATGTGTATTCTCTGAGAAGATTAGTTtagaattaaagaaaaaagggaCAATAATGTCAAAGATTGTTTTTAATTAGCTGGCAGCCTTTCAGTCTCACTTGGATCTTCATCAGAAGTTTTTTGGCCACCTTCCGGTTATTGTTAATGATGTTTTTCATAGTCTTACTACTTTCTCCATTTAAAACTAGTaccataataataacaataataacaataatgatacaGTTAGTGGAGTCCTACATGCAGGAAGCTACCGCACAGCTATAGAAACATCAGATCAAGCATTATGTTAGGACAAAAAAATACTTGGAAAGAAGCTGCAATGCCCCATATAGTATATTTTTTACACACAAGCTTTCCCATCTGGCGACCTTACCTGCTAACCCAGAGTTCATGATGACAGTGGCCGTCCCACAGCCCGGCAGCGGGGGCGCTACAGGTGGAGGCGGAGGAGGCAGAGGGGCTGATATCTCTGAGGGGAGTCCTGGGGGTggagggggaggtggaggaggtggcggcggaggtggtggagctgctgctggaattACTGATGATGGTCCATTTGGCACTGagaaaagaggcaaaacagTAAGGAGAGGATAAGAAAAAATCCCAAGTCATGTTTCAGTAAATGACAAGGCAtttttgaactgaaaatgaaataccGGTAAATGCAAAATTTCTGCACAAAAAGTCCACGTGTTTCTACATTTAAACCAACAACAGGACAGATAGAGGTTTTGTGATTCAGCTCCGTGTTAATTAGCTTCAACAATATTAAACCTACATGTGCCGTTCACTGGCAgcggaggaggtggaggtggtggaggtggagctgCTGTACCTGCTCCACCTCCTACATGGTTTGGACCGACAACTGTGATGTTTCCAGTTAAAGCACCCGGTGCACCCTCCACCCCAGAGGGCGGAGACGGTAGGATTGAGATGTCTCCGTCGCCCTTTTTGTGGATCTTGATGGTCCCCTGCTTCTCCAGCTCGTGGATCTTCTTCTCCAGGTTGCTCTGTCGCTGGATGGCCTCGTCCTTCTCCTTCAGCATCTGCCGAAGCGAGAGCACCTGCGAGCTGGTGTCTTTGTAGACTTCCtgtgtgggggaaaaaagagacagaaaattaaaagatagttgtaaaaaatatgacaaaaaacatggagaaacagaaaaataaatcctaGAATGATAGTGATCTGGAGCAATTCTGCAAATACATCTTGTTTTCCCTGAAATGctttaaattttctgaaattcttGATGCCACTTGTCTAAATGTATATGtttaatctgttaaaaaaaaaaaaatagatgtgcAGCGAATCTAAGGATGGCACACAGGTATGGACTTCTCCCATGAACATGAAAACTTAATAATCAACAATAAATGGAACAAACGTTGAAGTACAGAGATTAAGTCTGACCCTGATGGACTCCAGGTCCTTGTTCCTTTGCATCAGTTGCTTCTCCAGCTCCACAATCTTGGACATGGCCTCATTCTCCATGTCCTGCAGCTTTTCTGTCATCTATGGAAACAATAGTCAACAAACTGTCAACAAACTGACAGCAACACAATCAGTATGCCAACAAAGAGATCCAGTGGGAtaatattttaaagtatttcaTGTTAATGTTTCGAGAAAAAACACTACCTGCTAGAACTTCGCCATTACTAATGTTGCATAAAGGATGTTTGTGCATGTCTTGTTGGGTCACTGACAGTTTAGTGAAAACACAATATCCTAGTAAATCCCCAAACAGACTGCTGTTCCCCTCATCAACAAGCTGTGCCATCAATGTCCTGATGTTATTCTGTAGTGTTATTAAAGGTAATACATCAGCACTTAAGGGCTCTTACATGTGAcatgttctcctccagctcctccacccGCTCCAGGGCAGCATTTTTGGTCTCGGCGTCCTCCAGTAAAGCTCCCACATCAAACACGTTATCCAGGTAAGCCTGGATCTGGACCTGCAGCTTGTcactctctgtgtgttttagtttctgtaaaacatgcacaaaaaagtgagtgaaaaacagtatttattttatcactttACTGCATGATGTGGACATCTCAGACTGAAAGGCCGACATTGACTTTGCTGCTACAGAGGAGACGAAGATCTACAAAACCAACCGATTTTTCTCAAGTAATGGAAAAGTCATTATTGACTGCTTTTCTGTGGTTGCTGTCTCAGGGGTGCTGTAATGACAACTTATGCTCTGGACTGAGTTGAATTTCAAGAGTGGAAGTTTTCATAAGGATGTCTGTCCATTTTCCTGCAGAATTATGTCTCAACTCACATCTAAGTAGTCGTCCAAACACAGCTTGGTGAAGTCGTACTGTAGATGAACTCTGAAGTTCATGTCCTCCACTGAATGCACCACGATGTTGATGAACTGCATACACGCCACCTGGAGAACAGACACAGGTAGAATACAGTTAGTGAAGACCGTGGAGTATATGCTGTAGCCTTTATACACGTTCTTAAAACACTTTCTGTACAAATGTTTTCCCATCATGAGATACAAACAAGCTGCtaacaaagcaaattaaaatgtgttaatggACACATCGACAACAGGTTTGTGGTTTTTATGTGACAGCCTGCTACTTCCACGAATTGGTTTTATGCTCATTATCATATCTGTTGCCTTTTAATATCGCTTCGCCTGAAATTGTGTGAATAAATCCTCATTATTTTGCTCGCTTGGCTGGCAGAGCGGCTTATCTGGCAGATTAAAAGgatctgaaaaaacaaattaacaaaatcaGCCAGTTCAACGGCACTGGCTGCCTTATGGGAGCTTGCATAAACAGATCAAGAGGGATCTTCTCACAGTGTCtgatgtatacacacacacaaacacacacacctctcacACTGGCAATGGCTTAATGAACTTCCTGTAAAGAGCTCAGTTGTCTGGGTGTGACATGGCAGCTTTTGACAAAGTGTATTTGCTTTAGTGTTGCTGTCAGACGATGGCCTACCGGGAAACTGTGCAAAACTTGACAGAGCTCCTATTCAAAGTCCTATTGAAGGCCTATTCAAACACAGCATCTGTTCTTCTTATTCAAATCAGTTAGACTGGATATATAAGGAAAGGATGGGTACATACATTGAATAAAATCGTGCATAAGCTggcatttttttcactgttttcagcCTTCTCTGCCAGATTTATATGCACTTCTTAGCTTGGAAATGACAGACTTGGCAAAGGTTCTTTGCTTAGTGCCACTTCAGTTTAATTCACTGCAACAGTAGTTTGAGCTGTGATGTGAAATTTTACACCAAGACTGATGTGTCCATTCACTGAGTGTATTTTTGAGTTTAGACAAATATAATAGGATGCAGgcagtctttttaaaaacat
This DNA window, taken from Amphiprion ocellaris isolate individual 3 ecotype Okinawa chromosome 11, ASM2253959v1, whole genome shotgun sequence, encodes the following:
- the fmnl2a gene encoding formin-like protein 2 isoform X4; amino-acid sequence: MGNAGSMDQHTDFRGHNMPLKLPMPDPGELEERFAIVLNSMNLPPDKARLLRQYDNEKKWELICDQERFQVKNPPHTYLQKLRSYLDPAVTRKKFRRRVQESTQVLRELEISLRTNHIGWVREFLNEDNKGLDVLVEYLSFAQYAVTFDGESVENNPEAAMDKSKPWSRSIEDLHGGSTLPSPITGNGITRVGRHSTLRCNTLPSRRTLKNSRLICKKDDVHVCIMCLRAIMNYQYGFNMVMSHPHAVNEIALSLNNKNPRTKALVLELLAAVCLVRGGHEIILSAFDNFKEVCMEDQRFERLMEYFKNEDNNIDFMVACMQFINIVVHSVEDMNFRVHLQYDFTKLCLDDYLDKLKHTESDKLQVQIQAYLDNVFDVGALLEDAETKNAALERVEELEENMSHMTEKLQDMENEAMSKIVELEKQLMQRNKDLESIREVYKDTSSQVLSLRQMLKEKDEAIQRQSNLEKKIHELEKQGTIKIHKKGDGDISILPSPPSGVEGAPGALTGNITVVGPNHVGGGAGTAAPPPPPPPPPLPVNGTLPNGPSSVIPAAAPPPPPPPPPPPPPPPGLPSEISAPLPPPPPPVAPPLPGCGTATVIMNSGLAAVKIKKPIKTKFRMPVFNWVALKPNQINGTVFNEIDDERILEDLNVDEFEEMFKTKAQGPSIDFTMSKQKVIQKMPNKVALLDSNRAKNLAITLRKVGKTSEEICKAIQLFDLRTLPVDFVECLMRFQPTDNEIKVLRQFEKERKPLESLTDEDRFMMQFSKIERLMQKMTIMAFIGNFTESVQMLTPQLHAVIAASVSIKSSQKLKKILEIILALGNYMNSSKRGAVYGFKLQSLDLLLDTKSTDRKITLLHYIANVVKEKYTQVSLFYNELHYVEKAAAVSLENVLLDVKELQRGMELTKREYSMHGHNTMLKDFITHNESKLKKLQDDAKIAQDAFDEAVKFFGENSKTTPPSVFFPVFVRFVKAYRQAEDDNEQRKRQEQILMEKLLEQEMMMEEDQKSPSHKNKRQQQELIQELRRKQVKDSRHVYEGKDGAIEDIITDLRNQPYRRADAVRRSVRRRFDDQNLRPVNNGEVVM